One genomic window of candidate division TA06 bacterium includes the following:
- a CDS encoding Rne/Rng family ribonuclease encodes MRKKTYKEILLSVNPSEIRIAVMEDQKLVELYVERVGQKRMVGNIYKARVENVSPSLRASFLNIGHNKSAFLPMADVSHEMLDYGDTVVAPEMAEEDSRGRLKGDLGKTLKAGQEVLVQVAKESLGKKGPRVTTFISIPGKYLVLMPSVNHVGISRRIDDRKERDRLRGIAAAIQPRGCGLIIRTEAVGKSEAELRGDVKHLLKTWNRIRAGAEKKSAPALIHRDIGLMPRLIRDIFNSDVDAFVVDSKAEYKKALSYARSMSNDLQSKVKLYEGQVPIFDAYKVEPQIEQIFERKIPLKTGGYIVIDQTEALVSIDVNSGSFARESDPQKMILKTNLEAAQEIARQLRLRDIGGIIVIDFIDMEDEADRRKITGEVRKTLKRDKTKAKVLRISELGLVEMTRKRAGPSLVQAFCDPCPTCDGTGRVLSMDSVAMRLERWLKRAADKLEGQHIQIRVNPAVAEHLSMKWLDLFSRVSHDKRMGIELKEDLSIKVDDYKVFLLETSREITKDFPA; translated from the coding sequence ATGCGTAAGAAAACATACAAAGAAATCCTTCTCAGCGTCAATCCGAGCGAAATCCGAATTGCGGTGATGGAAGATCAAAAGTTGGTGGAGCTGTACGTGGAACGTGTGGGCCAGAAAAGAATGGTAGGCAACATATATAAAGCGAGAGTGGAAAATGTCTCGCCTTCATTGAGGGCTTCGTTTCTCAATATCGGCCATAATAAGTCTGCGTTCCTGCCCATGGCAGATGTGAGCCATGAGATGCTCGACTATGGAGATACCGTTGTTGCCCCTGAGATGGCCGAGGAGGACTCCAGAGGCAGGCTTAAGGGTGACCTGGGCAAGACCTTGAAAGCGGGGCAGGAGGTGCTTGTTCAAGTTGCCAAGGAATCCCTGGGGAAGAAGGGGCCCAGAGTGACGACATTCATATCCATACCAGGCAAGTATCTTGTTCTCATGCCAAGTGTTAATCATGTCGGGATATCCAGAAGAATTGACGACAGGAAAGAGAGGGACCGGCTCCGGGGAATTGCTGCTGCCATTCAACCCAGGGGTTGTGGTCTGATAATAAGAACAGAGGCGGTTGGGAAGTCTGAGGCTGAACTGCGTGGTGACGTAAAACATCTTCTTAAGACATGGAACAGAATAAGGGCCGGTGCGGAGAAAAAATCTGCACCAGCTCTCATACACAGAGACATCGGCCTAATGCCCAGACTGATCAGAGATATCTTCAACTCAGACGTCGATGCGTTCGTGGTTGATTCAAAGGCCGAATACAAGAAAGCACTTTCCTATGCAAGGAGCATGTCAAATGATCTCCAATCAAAGGTCAAGCTATACGAAGGGCAAGTACCCATTTTTGATGCATACAAGGTTGAGCCGCAAATAGAGCAGATATTCGAGAGAAAAATCCCGCTGAAGACCGGGGGATACATAGTCATTGACCAAACAGAAGCCCTTGTTTCCATAGACGTTAACAGTGGAAGTTTTGCCAGAGAATCCGATCCTCAAAAGATGATTCTGAAGACAAACCTCGAAGCCGCTCAGGAGATAGCCCGGCAGCTCCGTCTCAGGGATATTGGCGGAATAATCGTAATCGACTTCATCGATATGGAAGATGAGGCAGACAGAAGGAAAATCACGGGAGAAGTGAGAAAGACGCTCAAGAGGGACAAGACAAAAGCGAAGGTTCTCAGAATTAGTGAACTCGGCCTCGTTGAAATGACACGGAAGAGGGCAGGCCCATCTCTCGTTCAGGCCTTCTGCGACCCATGCCCGACCTGCGATGGGACAGGAAGAGTGCTGTCAATGGATTCGGTAGCAATGAGGCTTGAACGATGGCTAAAGAGAGCGGCGGATAAGCTTGAGGGGCAGCATATTCAGATACGGGTGAATCCGGCTGTTGCTGAACATCTGAGCATGAAATGGCTGGACCTCTTCTCCAGGGTCTCCCACGACAAGCGTATGGGGATTGAGCTGAAAGAGGATCTTTCCATCAAGGTGGATGATTACAAAGTCTTTCTGCTAGAAACAAGTCGCGAAATCACGAAGGACTTCCCCGCCTGA
- a CDS encoding DUF2344 domain-containing protein, with the protein MKVDVESLLPYVRRPATYVGNEFNSIHKDHNSVNLRVALAYPDRYEIGMSNLGVRIVYHLLNKFPQIACERFFAPWTDMENLLRKNSIPLFALESGVPVGQFDVVAFSVAYELTYTNILNMLDLSGLPLRSADREETHPLVIAGGPCCLNPEPLAEFIDCFFIGDGEESVKELAEVLLRTKKEKTSRGETLAALAQIPGSYVPSLGTPAEITKRVTKTLSLEDFPGEPIVPYCGITHDRFAVEMMRGCPRSCKFCQSAVMYGPLRKRSPSDILELVKKGLRSSGWEEMSLVSLSPADYPHLIDLLRKLEEILNMTKTSLSLSSVRADALTEELGSALKIVRKTSVTLAPEAGTERLRRRIGKPMSEDKIIQSTKTAYGLGFGRVKLYFMIGLPSESDEDIEGIVGLCKRISSEAKGGRLKVSVSSFVPKPHTPFEKEEQEGVEELFLKAKYIKAQLKGKGIEVGWHDPHVSFLEAVMSRGDRSLSSVILAAFRKGCRFGGWSERFDYAKWMSSFEESGIDPFSYCKRMRDDEKTPWSFIKMRSVPTDQTAVLEVAPETEAAVREFGRRVRKVDSRSPYRVGKHRVKYMKLKEVRFTSHLDVMRAVVRTLRRANVPLVYSQGFSPRPKVSFGPPLSVGMTSRCEYFDFVVEGPLSRDLLSSVASATPAGFKIIGITPVFARSRSLSEILDVAEYRVKSIKMPDGVVKEFMSRESCVIEQVRGEKHRAIDVKPLLVDMKSEDDDLHMKILMSKKGWVGPREILSAMSGQPSGEFLHLDIERTGLYTYKGGALLAPITESGTHA; encoded by the coding sequence ATGAAGGTTGACGTGGAAAGTCTCCTTCCGTACGTGAGAAGGCCTGCGACCTACGTGGGTAACGAGTTCAACTCCATCCACAAAGATCACAATTCTGTAAACTTGAGAGTTGCTCTTGCCTATCCCGATAGATATGAAATTGGAATGTCCAATCTTGGTGTTCGCATAGTCTACCATCTTCTGAATAAGTTTCCTCAGATAGCCTGTGAAAGGTTCTTTGCTCCCTGGACAGACATGGAAAATCTGCTGAGAAAGAACAGCATCCCTTTGTTTGCGCTAGAGTCTGGGGTTCCGGTTGGTCAGTTTGACGTGGTGGCCTTCTCGGTTGCATACGAGCTGACCTACACAAACATCCTGAATATGCTTGACTTGTCAGGATTGCCGCTCAGGTCTGCGGACAGAGAAGAAACTCATCCTCTGGTCATAGCGGGAGGCCCTTGCTGCCTCAATCCTGAACCTCTGGCAGAGTTCATCGACTGTTTCTTCATAGGAGACGGAGAGGAGTCAGTCAAGGAGCTCGCTGAAGTTCTGCTGAGAACGAAAAAGGAGAAGACCAGCAGAGGAGAAACACTGGCGGCGCTTGCGCAGATACCTGGAAGCTACGTTCCCTCTTTGGGCACCCCTGCCGAAATCACGAAAAGAGTCACAAAAACGCTGTCCCTGGAGGATTTCCCCGGTGAACCTATAGTCCCTTATTGCGGAATTACCCATGACAGGTTTGCCGTCGAGATGATGAGAGGCTGTCCCCGCTCCTGCAAGTTTTGCCAGTCGGCCGTCATGTATGGTCCGCTGAGAAAGAGATCCCCTTCAGACATACTTGAGCTGGTCAAGAAAGGCCTTCGAAGCTCAGGGTGGGAGGAGATGTCGCTCGTCTCCTTGTCCCCGGCAGATTATCCTCATCTGATAGATCTCCTGAGAAAGTTGGAAGAAATCTTGAATATGACCAAGACCTCACTCTCCCTCTCCTCAGTCCGAGCCGACGCGCTAACGGAGGAGCTTGGGTCCGCCCTTAAAATTGTAAGGAAGACCTCGGTGACTCTTGCTCCTGAGGCTGGAACTGAAAGACTGAGACGTAGGATAGGAAAGCCAATGTCTGAAGACAAGATCATACAGAGTACAAAGACAGCTTATGGTCTCGGTTTTGGCCGGGTAAAACTGTACTTCATGATTGGTCTTCCGTCTGAGAGTGATGAAGATATTGAGGGCATTGTGGGACTGTGCAAGAGGATATCGAGTGAGGCCAAGGGCGGCCGGCTCAAGGTGTCTGTGTCCAGCTTTGTACCAAAGCCTCATACGCCCTTTGAGAAAGAGGAGCAGGAAGGTGTGGAGGAACTTTTCCTGAAAGCCAAATACATAAAGGCTCAACTGAAGGGGAAAGGGATCGAGGTTGGTTGGCACGACCCACACGTCTCTTTTCTGGAAGCTGTTATGTCAAGAGGGGATAGGAGCCTCTCCAGCGTGATTCTGGCAGCGTTCAGGAAGGGGTGCAGATTTGGCGGTTGGAGTGAGCGGTTCGACTATGCGAAGTGGATGAGCTCTTTTGAAGAATCAGGCATTGATCCTTTCTCTTACTGCAAGAGGATGAGAGACGACGAAAAGACGCCCTGGTCCTTCATAAAGATGAGATCTGTTCCCACAGACCAGACTGCAGTTCTGGAGGTTGCCCCAGAAACTGAAGCTGCTGTCAGAGAATTCGGGAGGCGTGTAAGGAAAGTGGATTCCAGATCTCCTTACCGGGTTGGGAAACACAGGGTGAAGTACATGAAGCTGAAAGAAGTAAGATTCACATCGCATCTTGATGTGATGAGAGCTGTTGTGAGGACACTGAGACGGGCAAATGTCCCGCTTGTTTACTCGCAGGGGTTTTCACCAAGACCAAAGGTCTCTTTCGGCCCGCCCCTGTCTGTTGGAATGACTTCCAGATGCGAGTATTTTGACTTCGTAGTTGAGGGACCATTGAGCAGGGATCTTCTGTCCTCAGTAGCTTCTGCCACTCCAGCCGGGTTCAAGATAATTGGGATCACGCCCGTTTTTGCAAGATCCAGGTCGTTGTCCGAGATTCTTGATGTCGCTGAATACAGAGTCAAGAGTATCAAAATGCCTGATGGGGTCGTCAAGGAGTTCATGTCAAGAGAGAGTTGCGTAATAGAACAGGTCAGAGGGGAAAAACACAGGGCAATCGATGTGAAACCTCTTCTGGTGGATATGAAGTCTGAGGATGATGATCTTCATATGAAAATCTTGATGTCCAAGAAAGGGTGGGTTGGACCGAGAGAGATTCTTTCCGCAATGAGCGGTCAGCCATCCGGGGAGTTTCTTCACCTGGATATTGAACGGACCGGACTGTACACCTATAAAGGCGGAGCTCTTCTCGCGCCCATAACTGAATCAGGGACTCATGCGTAA
- a CDS encoding 3-methyl-2-oxobutanoate dehydrogenase subunit beta, which yields MGRPEDVDLDVLESGIMTSGHLACQGCGAPVAMRHVLTVLGKRTVLVLPACCYTIIAGPFPYSGFRIPIYHTAFETAASCASGIRAAFEVKKKKGIQVVAWAGDGGTFDIGIQALSGAAERDDDFIYVCYDNEAYMNTGIQRSSATPKGAWTTTTPARHPKLTRKKNMVEIMAAHRIPYAATASVAYPEDLKAKVRKAKKIRGARFIHILSPCPPGWRYSPELTIKLARMAVESKTFPLYEVENGTDYRITVQPKGIPVGGYVKMQGRFKHLTAKEIEEIQKTTDTEWNRLLARVEVDR from the coding sequence ATGGGTAGGCCTGAAGACGTAGATTTGGATGTCTTAGAAAGCGGGATCATGACTTCGGGTCACCTGGCATGTCAGGGGTGCGGTGCTCCAGTAGCAATGCGTCATGTGCTGACTGTTCTGGGAAAGAGAACGGTATTGGTTCTACCTGCCTGCTGCTATACGATAATCGCTGGTCCTTTTCCCTATTCAGGTTTCAGAATTCCAATCTATCACACAGCCTTCGAGACCGCAGCCTCATGCGCATCGGGCATAAGAGCTGCTTTTGAGGTGAAGAAGAAAAAGGGCATTCAGGTTGTGGCCTGGGCAGGAGACGGTGGTACATTCGATATCGGCATTCAGGCCCTTTCAGGAGCCGCAGAAAGAGACGACGATTTCATATATGTCTGCTACGACAATGAGGCCTACATGAACACCGGAATTCAACGAAGCTCAGCTACACCCAAAGGGGCTTGGACAACAACCACACCTGCAAGACATCCAAAACTCACACGCAAGAAGAATATGGTTGAGATAATGGCTGCTCATCGTATACCGTATGCTGCGACTGCTTCCGTGGCGTATCCAGAGGATTTGAAGGCAAAGGTGAGAAAGGCCAAGAAGATAAGAGGAGCGCGCTTCATCCACATACTCAGCCCGTGTCCTCCCGGTTGGAGATACTCTCCTGAACTGACAATAAAGCTGGCAAGAATGGCTGTTGAGTCAAAGACATTTCCACTTTACGAAGTGGAGAATGGGACTGATTACAGGATAACAGTCCAGCCCAAGGGGATTCCGGTTGGAGGTTATGTAAAGATGCAAGGCAGGTTCAAGCATTTGACAGCCAAAGAGATTGAAGAGATACAGAAAACGACGGACACTGAGTGGAACAGGCTCCTTGCCAGGGTGGAGGTTGATCGATGA
- the porA gene encoding pyruvate ferredoxin oxidoreductase — translation MRKVIAGNHAASHGAMLSRAEVIAAYPITPQTQIVELLSEMCAEKKTGTEFIKVESEHSAMAACIGASATGARAFTATSAQGLALMHELLHWAAGARLPIVLVNVNRAMAAPWSIWTDQNDSLSQRDTGWIQFYCESNQEVLDTVIQAFKISEQVMLPSMLVLDAFVLSHTFEPVDIPDQKLVDTYLPPYKAPFKIDVNEPHAFGGLATPDVYFEFRYKIQKAMENTLDVVEKAHAEFNKTFGRQYRLVEPYMCDDAETIVVTSGTVSSTSRYTIEKMRNEGVKVGLLKVRVFRPSPAEEIRKVLKRCKKVAVIDRNISFGHGGIFASEIRSIMYKEGRKPIFGYVAGLGGRDITPQTVRQIIESTMKADEPEEEIIWVGLKT, via the coding sequence ATGAGAAAGGTGATTGCAGGGAATCATGCGGCTTCACACGGCGCCATGCTCTCCAGAGCTGAGGTTATTGCAGCCTACCCTATAACACCCCAAACCCAGATTGTCGAGCTTCTCTCCGAAATGTGTGCTGAGAAGAAGACAGGTACCGAGTTTATAAAGGTTGAATCCGAGCACTCGGCAATGGCAGCCTGCATTGGGGCCTCCGCGACCGGTGCAAGGGCTTTTACGGCCACCAGTGCGCAAGGGCTTGCTCTGATGCATGAACTGTTACACTGGGCCGCTGGAGCAAGGTTGCCAATAGTGCTGGTAAACGTGAACAGAGCCATGGCAGCGCCGTGGTCGATTTGGACAGACCAGAATGACTCACTTTCGCAGAGGGATACGGGCTGGATACAGTTCTACTGTGAGTCCAACCAGGAGGTCCTGGATACGGTCATTCAGGCTTTCAAGATATCAGAACAGGTCATGCTTCCTTCCATGCTGGTCTTGGATGCTTTTGTGCTTTCTCACACGTTCGAGCCCGTCGATATACCCGATCAGAAACTGGTTGATACCTATCTCCCTCCTTACAAGGCCCCCTTTAAGATTGATGTCAATGAACCTCATGCGTTTGGTGGCCTTGCTACTCCGGATGTCTATTTTGAGTTTAGATACAAGATTCAGAAGGCAATGGAGAATACGCTGGATGTCGTGGAAAAGGCCCACGCTGAGTTTAACAAGACTTTTGGCAGGCAGTACAGGCTTGTAGAACCATACATGTGTGATGACGCAGAGACAATTGTGGTTACTTCAGGAACAGTGTCATCAACCTCCAGATACACCATAGAAAAAATGCGAAATGAGGGAGTGAAGGTTGGACTGTTGAAAGTCAGAGTTTTCAGACCTTCTCCAGCCGAAGAGATAAGAAAGGTTCTTAAGAGATGCAAGAAAGTGGCAGTAATAGACAGAAATATCTCCTTTGGACACGGGGGTATTTTCGCATCGGAGATCAGATCCATTATGTACAAGGAAGGTCGCAAGCCTATTTTCGGCTATGTTGCCGGGCTTGGCGGGAGGGACATAACTCCACAGACTGTGAGACAGATCATAGAGTCAACTATGAAGGCGGATGAACCTGAGGAGGAGATTATATGGGTAGGCCTGAAGACGTAG
- a CDS encoding pyruvate ferredoxin oxidoreductase: MIEIRIHGRGGQGTVVASKVLASAFFKAGKFVQVFPEFGVERRGAPVAAYARVDDNLINLRCRIYEPDHIIVLDHTLMPVVDVTEGLKAGGWALINSKLPPHEIDAPEQFNVASVDATKIALKYGLGTKASPIVNTSIVGAFVRITGLVSIESVVEAIREEVPTNLASNEKAAREAFDAVRIGRKTGGRR, encoded by the coding sequence ATGATAGAAATAAGAATACACGGCAGAGGAGGACAAGGAACTGTTGTCGCCTCAAAGGTGCTGGCGTCCGCCTTTTTCAAGGCAGGCAAGTTTGTTCAGGTTTTCCCCGAGTTTGGTGTGGAGAGAAGAGGTGCTCCGGTAGCAGCCTATGCCAGAGTCGATGACAATCTCATAAACTTGCGGTGCAGAATATATGAGCCTGACCACATAATCGTGCTCGACCATACTCTAATGCCTGTGGTAGATGTGACTGAAGGCTTGAAAGCCGGTGGATGGGCACTGATAAACAGTAAACTGCCTCCACATGAGATTGATGCACCAGAGCAGTTCAATGTTGCCTCTGTGGATGCCACAAAAATAGCTCTAAAGTACGGGCTGGGCACCAAGGCCTCACCAATAGTGAATACATCGATAGTGGGCGCCTTTGTCCGGATAACCGGTCTTGTCAGCATTGAGTCAGTGGTAGAGGCTATAAGAGAGGAAGTCCCGACCAACCTAGCGTCGAATGAGAAGGCAGCCAGGGAGGCATTCGACGCAGTTCGTATCGGGAGGAAGACCGGGGGTAGGAGATGA
- a CDS encoding GGDEF domain-containing protein yields the protein MMSMGQFSNLLPILVFLGLALLVTITLAVTTYRKSAVERALAKAKIQAVQARIKKIEADSRERVRAISDNVESLESEISHKTAQLTLMQDLARDLGSLESREMIPKRLMSAVEKILDAGEASFFLPTADGKKLKLHLAYGLPAEVPRDLTINMGEGFIGYTAVKRVIMARKDFEKESNIVRERIEETTHSGLITEICAPLYFRDELMGVLNLSRLNVCTELEKVILRTIASIGAMAMENAKLFEKTQHLADTDGLTQLFNKRKFKELLEIEASRITRYKDIGHMLSFIMFDIDHFKSYNDQHGHPAGDEVLRRIGQLLRENTRQIDIPARYGGEEFIIIVPHVNKEGAYRLAERIRFLVEREKFPGEETQPGGKLTISGGVASYPEDANDTETALESADKALYAAKRAGKNRVVAFRTDMAAVTQS from the coding sequence ATGATGTCAATGGGCCAATTCTCAAATCTTTTGCCTATACTTGTATTTCTCGGACTTGCTCTTCTTGTCACGATTACTCTGGCAGTAACTACATACCGGAAATCTGCGGTCGAGAGGGCGCTTGCCAAGGCCAAGATACAGGCTGTCCAGGCCAGGATAAAGAAGATAGAGGCTGATTCTCGGGAACGGGTGAGAGCCATATCAGACAATGTAGAGTCGCTTGAATCTGAGATTAGTCACAAGACAGCACAGCTTACTCTCATGCAGGATCTGGCGAGAGACCTTGGCTCGCTCGAGAGCAGAGAAATGATACCCAAGAGGCTCATGTCTGCGGTGGAAAAGATTCTGGACGCTGGTGAGGCATCCTTCTTTCTTCCCACCGCGGATGGGAAGAAGCTGAAGCTGCACTTGGCCTATGGCCTTCCGGCTGAGGTTCCGAGGGATCTCACAATCAATATGGGTGAAGGTTTCATAGGTTATACGGCGGTGAAAAGGGTAATCATGGCAAGAAAGGACTTCGAGAAGGAGAGCAACATCGTAAGAGAGAGGATAGAAGAGACAACACACAGTGGTCTCATTACCGAGATTTGTGCACCTCTTTACTTCAGAGATGAGCTCATGGGGGTCTTGAACTTGTCAAGGTTGAATGTTTGCACGGAACTGGAAAAGGTCATATTGCGTACCATTGCCAGTATCGGCGCCATGGCAATGGAGAACGCCAAGCTTTTTGAAAAGACCCAACATCTTGCAGATACTGATGGCCTAACACAGCTCTTCAACAAGAGGAAATTCAAGGAACTTCTTGAAATTGAAGCAAGCAGAATAACAAGATACAAAGACATAGGTCACATGCTTAGTTTCATAATGTTCGATATTGACCACTTCAAGAGCTACAATGACCAGCACGGCCATCCTGCCGGTGACGAGGTACTGAGGCGCATAGGGCAGTTGCTTAGAGAGAACACTCGTCAGATAGACATCCCTGCGCGATACGGGGGAGAAGAGTTCATAATAATCGTGCCCCATGTGAACAAAGAAGGTGCTTATAGGTTAGCGGAGCGAATAAGGTTCCTGGTTGAGAGGGAGAAGTTCCCGGGAGAAGAGACCCAACCAGGCGGGAAATTGACTATCAGCGGCGGAGTCGCAAGTTATCCAGAAGATGCAAACGATACAGAGACCGCTCTTGAGTCAGCTGACAAGGCGCTGTATGCGGCGAAAAGGGCGGGAAAGAATAGAGTGGTAGCATTTAGAACCGACATGGCGGCCGTTACTCAGAGCTGA
- a CDS encoding phosphoribosylaminoimidazolesuccinocarboxamide synthase: MTKKGKKLYEGKAKILYETDQPELLIQTFKDDATAGDGDKKGIIQGKGAYNNAISARLFEVLASNGVSNHFVEKLDEVDMLVKGLQMFPIEVTIRNTVAGGMSRRLGIREGETLKSAVLEYHLKDDELHDPLINEYHIRALGLVEEKTLEKMEDAAFRANEVLKAFLKDRNIDLVDFKLEFGASGDEILVGDEISPDTCRFWDSETKEKLDKDRFRKDLGGIEEAYREVRKRICEMG, encoded by the coding sequence GTGACTAAGAAAGGGAAAAAGCTCTACGAAGGAAAGGCGAAGATCTTGTATGAGACCGATCAACCTGAACTTCTGATTCAGACTTTCAAAGACGATGCAACTGCAGGAGATGGCGATAAGAAAGGAATTATCCAGGGAAAGGGTGCCTACAACAATGCGATTTCTGCAAGGCTCTTCGAAGTTCTCGCCTCAAATGGGGTAAGCAACCATTTTGTTGAGAAGCTGGATGAGGTTGACATGCTCGTAAAGGGTCTCCAGATGTTTCCTATCGAGGTCACTATTAGGAATACTGTAGCAGGCGGTATGTCAAGGAGGCTTGGTATTCGGGAGGGTGAAACCCTTAAGTCTGCTGTTCTTGAGTACCATCTTAAAGATGATGAACTCCATGATCCGTTGATCAACGAGTACCATATCAGGGCCTTGGGTCTTGTTGAAGAGAAGACTCTAGAAAAGATGGAGGATGCTGCCTTCAGAGCAAATGAGGTATTAAAGGCGTTCCTCAAGGACAGAAATATCGACCTTGTCGATTTCAAGCTGGAATTCGGTGCCTCAGGCGATGAGATTCTTGTCGGGGATGAGATATCTCCGGATACATGTCGGTTTTGGGACAGCGAAACCAAGGAAAAACTTGACAAGGACAGGTTCAGAAAAGACCTGGGTGGCATTGAGGAGGCATACAGGGAAGTGCGGAAACGAATCTGTGAGATGGGATGA
- a CDS encoding adenylosuccinate lyase, with protein sequence MISRYTFPRMGQVWSLTKKFDTWLEIEILACEAQAELGLIPKESAKRIRSQASYDLEEISTIEKKVRHDVVAFLTSLANHIGPDARYVHLGMTSSDVLDTTLAILMREAGQIIIEDLDALVSSLKTKALEYKWTPILGRTHGIQAEPTSLGLKFLSWYVEVVRNRERMETAVDEISFGKISGAVGNYGNISPDVEKYVCEKLELQPEPVSTQIVQRDRHAYYLNVLAITAASIERFATEVRSLQRSEIGELEEPFRSGQKGSSAMPHKRNPIVCERMCGLARLVRTNALASLENIALWGERDISHSSSERVIIPDSTIMVDYMLRKFKDVVDNIAVHKEKMLENISMSKGLVFSERVLLELVKKGLSREEAYEIVQRNATVALESGKNLRDVLLEDKELRDKLTTDELDACFDMEEHLKNVDRIFERAGVE encoded by the coding sequence ATGATTTCTAGGTATACGTTCCCCCGGATGGGCCAAGTATGGTCTTTGACGAAGAAGTTTGATACTTGGCTTGAAATTGAGATACTAGCATGTGAAGCCCAGGCAGAACTGGGTCTGATTCCCAAAGAGTCTGCGAAGAGAATCAGGTCCCAGGCCAGCTACGATCTTGAAGAGATATCGACGATTGAAAAAAAGGTGAGGCACGATGTTGTAGCTTTCTTGACGAGCCTTGCCAATCATATAGGGCCCGATGCCAGATATGTCCATCTGGGTATGACTTCTTCTGATGTACTGGACACGACGCTGGCGATTCTGATGAGGGAAGCGGGCCAAATCATCATTGAAGATCTAGATGCTCTGGTCAGTTCATTGAAAACCAAGGCCCTTGAGTACAAATGGACTCCAATTCTCGGTAGGACTCACGGTATTCAGGCTGAGCCTACATCCCTTGGTCTGAAGTTTCTCTCTTGGTACGTGGAGGTCGTCCGCAACAGGGAGCGCATGGAGACGGCTGTTGATGAGATCTCCTTCGGCAAGATTTCCGGCGCAGTCGGCAATTATGGTAACATAAGTCCGGATGTCGAGAAATACGTCTGCGAGAAGCTCGAGTTGCAGCCGGAGCCTGTGTCCACGCAGATTGTTCAGCGGGACAGGCATGCCTATTATCTGAATGTTCTCGCCATAACGGCCGCGTCTATAGAGAGGTTCGCCACGGAGGTGAGATCTCTTCAAAGGAGCGAGATTGGAGAACTGGAAGAACCGTTCAGATCAGGCCAGAAGGGTAGTTCAGCCATGCCTCACAAGAGAAACCCAATAGTATGCGAACGGATGTGTGGGCTTGCCAGATTGGTGAGGACCAATGCTCTTGCCAGTCTTGAGAATATAGCACTCTGGGGTGAAAGGGACATAAGCCATTCCTCTTCAGAAAGGGTGATTATTCCTGACAGCACTATCATGGTTGACTACATGCTCCGGAAATTCAAAGACGTGGTTGACAACATTGCCGTGCATAAAGAGAAAATGCTTGAGAATATTTCAATGAGCAAGGGGCTGGTCTTCTCTGAAAGGGTTCTGCTGGAACTGGTGAAGAAAGGTTTGTCCAGGGAGGAGGCCTACGAGATAGTCCAGAGAAATGCGACCGTTGCCTTAGAGTCCGGCAAAAACTTGAGAGACGTACTTCTTGAAGACAAAGAGCTCAGGGATAAGCTCACAACTGATGAGTTAGATGCATGTTTTGACATGGAAGAACACTTGAAGAATGTTGATAGGATTTTCGAAAGGGCGGGTGTGGAGTGA